One window of Aerococcus tenax genomic DNA carries:
- a CDS encoding PTS ascorbate transporter subunit IIC → MAKKQVPLRISQKLYEQLAAWAEDDFRSLNGQIEYLLTECVKQRKKDGKYVSETMNDRIDLDIE, encoded by the coding sequence ATGGCTAAGAAACAAGTCCCGCTCCGCATCTCGCAAAAGCTCTATGAGCAATTAGCTGCTTGGGCCGAGGATGACTTCCGCTCCCTTAATGGGCAGATCGAATACCTGCTCACCGAATGTGTCAAGCAACGCAAGAAAGACGGTAAATATGTTAGCGAAACCATGAACGACCGCATCGATTTGGATATTGAATAA
- a CDS encoding DUF2700 domain-containing protein → MEIIAIIVILVLLAGLAIYSIRKTKKTRSSDHETSNKESEADDHIGVGIALGLGIGACFGVVFDNIPLGISIGLCIGTAIGVNY, encoded by the coding sequence ATGGAAATTATTGCAATTATTGTTATCTTGGTATTACTTGCTGGTCTAGCAATTTATAGCATTCGTAAAACGAAAAAGACTAGGTCATCTGATCACGAAACAAGTAACAAGGAAAGCGAGGCTGATGATCATATTGGCGTGGGAATCGCCCTTGGCTTAGGGATAGGGGCTTGCTTTGGGGTAGTCTTCGACAATATCCCCCTAGGAATTAGTATCGGCCTATGTATCGGTACCGCTATTGGGGTGAATTATTAG
- a CDS encoding methylated-DNA--[protein]-cysteine S-methyltransferase, whose product MLFTWTYSTPTNFDDIILTSDGQALTGLYFSGAEDASRFNLENAEITSRPFQESIAWLDAYFSREVPQFIPKFRLQDPTPFRQEVAEIMLSIPYGQVMTYQEIADKIARNHHITSMSAQAVGGAVGWNPICLIIPCHRVVGKDRKLTGYAGGLENKYQLLKLEGQDMRQFTWPKGGHNSCNAATGAI is encoded by the coding sequence TTGCTTTTCACCTGGACTTATTCCACTCCTACAAACTTCGATGATATTATCCTCACTAGTGATGGTCAAGCCTTAACTGGGCTTTACTTTTCGGGGGCAGAGGATGCTAGCAGATTTAACCTAGAAAATGCTGAAATAACCAGCCGACCCTTCCAAGAAAGTATCGCCTGGTTAGACGCTTATTTTTCTAGGGAAGTTCCGCAATTTATCCCTAAATTCCGGCTCCAAGACCCTACCCCTTTCCGTCAAGAGGTAGCGGAAATCATGCTAAGCATTCCCTACGGCCAAGTCATGACCTACCAGGAAATAGCTGATAAGATCGCTAGAAACCACCACATCACTAGTATGTCGGCCCAAGCAGTTGGTGGAGCGGTCGGTTGGAATCCGATTTGTCTCATCATCCCCTGCCACCGGGTAGTGGGCAAGGATAGGAAACTTACTGGCTATGCTGGTGGCTTAGAGAATAAATACCAACTACTCAAGTTAGAAGGCCAGGATATGCGTCAATTTACCTGGCCCAAAGGAGGTCACAACTCATGCAACGCTGCCACTGGTGCAATTTAG
- a CDS encoding SPFH domain-containing protein yields MTETVLTGKKNGMTVLITYIIGLVLAAILLILQVHPLVNLLAIAYLALAWLILFGLKVLSPQESLVLTLFGRYIGTLKGEGFYFVNPFCQAINPAAGTYLGQSGDVRKAEKKSAKDQNGMEISLGPSKKISLKAMTLNNSKQKINDYLGNPVEIGIAVIWRVSDTAKAVFNVDNYKEYLSLQTDSALRNIIRQYPYDVNPQFEIDTTGDGEPDGGSLRGSSEIVALRIKEEIQNRVDFAGLEIVEARITHLSYAPEIAAAMLQRQQASALIDARAMIVDGAVGMVEMALDKLEDKQVVDLDEERKAAMVSNLLVVLCGNSEVSPIVNSGSLY; encoded by the coding sequence ATTACGGAAACTGTTTTAACAGGTAAGAAAAACGGGATGACCGTACTGATCACTTATATTATCGGTCTTGTCCTCGCTGCCATCCTCTTGATCCTCCAAGTACACCCCCTAGTGAACCTACTAGCGATTGCCTACCTGGCCTTAGCCTGGTTAATTCTCTTTGGACTTAAAGTGTTAAGCCCACAAGAATCATTAGTTTTGACCCTTTTTGGTAGATATATTGGTACCCTTAAGGGCGAAGGTTTTTACTTTGTTAACCCCTTCTGCCAAGCCATCAATCCCGCGGCCGGCACCTATCTCGGTCAAAGTGGAGACGTCCGAAAAGCCGAAAAGAAGTCGGCCAAAGATCAAAATGGAATGGAAATTTCGCTTGGCCCTAGCAAGAAAATCTCCCTCAAGGCCATGACCTTAAATAACAGTAAGCAAAAAATTAATGACTACTTGGGGAACCCGGTTGAAATTGGCATTGCAGTCATTTGGCGGGTGAGTGACACCGCTAAGGCCGTTTTCAATGTCGATAATTATAAAGAATACCTGTCCTTACAAACCGATTCTGCCCTTCGTAACATTATTCGCCAATATCCCTATGATGTGAATCCACAATTTGAAATTGATACCACCGGAGATGGTGAACCCGATGGCGGGTCCCTGCGTGGGTCGAGTGAAATTGTTGCCCTTAGAATTAAGGAAGAAATCCAAAATCGGGTGGACTTTGCCGGGCTAGAAATTGTCGAAGCCCGCATCACCCATCTCTCCTATGCGCCTGAAATCGCCGCAGCTATGCTACAACGTCAACAAGCCTCTGCCCTCATTGACGCCCGGGCCATGATCGTTGATGGCGCGGTTGGCATGGTAGAGATGGCTCTGGACAAGCTTGAAGACAAGCAAGTCGTCGACTTAGATGAGGAACGCAAGGCAGCCATGGTTTCCAACCTCTTAGTCGTGCTCTGTGGCAATAGCGAAGTCTCCCCCATCGTGAACTCGGGAAGTCTTTACTAA
- a CDS encoding serine aminopeptidase domain-containing protein: protein MEGAFTVNFTRLEGIPLVEIYSQEQESKDIVIGYHGYQLNKEALIKQGLIYAASGFHVFLPDAPLHGDRQVDPFPDSSISIMPGIIVQSFAEFPKLLTAIQERQAVDRVFVYGASMGGIMAAMIGTAYAETLSGLAIHIAGINLADQLQRIYGDRYPEKLGSEALKIILENSPTAHPDQFLSQPVFVYNGGSDDAEILEFNQRDIQQLKADFPQARLEWMVLDEVGHRVSSQISRQTAAFFQSSF from the coding sequence ATGGAAGGTGCCTTTACTGTGAATTTTACCCGGCTTGAGGGGATTCCTCTGGTGGAGATCTATTCACAAGAACAAGAGTCTAAAGATATCGTGATTGGCTACCATGGTTATCAATTGAATAAGGAAGCCTTGATTAAACAAGGATTGATCTACGCTGCCAGCGGTTTCCATGTCTTCTTGCCCGATGCGCCCCTCCACGGTGACCGCCAAGTTGATCCCTTCCCCGATAGCTCCATTAGTATTATGCCTGGGATAATTGTACAAAGTTTTGCTGAGTTTCCTAAGCTACTGACTGCGATTCAAGAACGGCAGGCAGTTGATCGGGTCTTTGTCTATGGAGCCTCCATGGGTGGGATTATGGCTGCTATGATTGGAACGGCTTATGCGGAAACATTAAGCGGGTTAGCTATTCACATTGCTGGGATTAATTTAGCGGACCAGCTGCAAAGAATTTACGGGGACCGCTATCCCGAGAAGTTGGGTTCAGAAGCTTTGAAAATTATCCTAGAAAACAGTCCGACCGCTCATCCGGACCAATTCTTAAGCCAGCCGGTCTTTGTCTACAATGGCGGTTCTGACGATGCTGAAATCTTGGAATTCAACCAGCGCGATATTCAACAGTTAAAGGCTGATTTTCCCCAAGCCCGCTTGGAATGGATGGTTTTAGATGAAGTCGGCCACCGGGTATCGAGTCAAATCAGCCGACAAACAGCAGCATTCTTTCAGTCTAGTTTCTAA
- a CDS encoding phosphoribosylanthranilate isomerase — MPKLKICGLKRSIDISYCNPLPIDYVGFIVDFPKSQRSITIDTLKQLSQDVDPKIQKVGVFVNYPLEVIADLLNEGVIDIAQLHGQESPADIIYLQNLTNKSIWKAFAISEASDLAKAKASPADQILLDYKEAGSGKSFNWELLEDFDRPFILAGGLNATNIQAAMTQVHPAGLDLSTGVENQGYKDPDKIKEIVRMVKNV, encoded by the coding sequence ATGCCCAAGCTTAAAATATGTGGCCTCAAGCGGTCAATCGATATCAGCTACTGTAACCCCCTCCCGATAGACTATGTCGGTTTCATTGTCGATTTCCCTAAAAGTCAACGCTCAATCACGATCGACACCTTAAAACAACTCAGCCAAGATGTCGACCCTAAAATTCAAAAAGTGGGCGTCTTCGTCAACTATCCATTAGAAGTTATTGCTGACTTATTAAATGAAGGCGTCATCGATATCGCCCAACTGCACGGCCAAGAAAGCCCAGCTGACATTATCTATTTACAAAATCTCACTAACAAGTCCATTTGGAAGGCCTTTGCCATTAGTGAGGCTAGCGACTTAGCAAAGGCTAAAGCCAGTCCCGCTGACCAGATTCTCCTCGACTATAAGGAGGCCGGCAGTGGCAAGTCTTTTAACTGGGAGCTCTTAGAGGATTTCGACCGCCCCTTTATCCTCGCCGGAGGACTCAATGCCACTAATATACAAGCCGCTATGACCCAAGTCCACCCCGCTGGCTTGGACCTCTCGACTGGAGTGGAAAATCAAGGATACAAAGATCCAGATAAAATCAAAGAAATAGTAAGGATGGTAAAAAATGTCTAA
- the trpA gene encoding tryptophan synthase subunit alpha: MTSIQSVFQNKKAFIPYITAGYPDLASTEKYIQAMAEEGASLIEIGIPFSDPTAEGPVIQHAIETALKGGLRTDDVFAMVERLQEKIDIPLVFMTYANIVFGYGPDKFMRRCKEVGIQGLILPDVPYEEKDELLSYSQKYGVALISLVAPTSHDRIHKISKEAEGFLYVVSSLGVTGTRQSIQTDLDAMVQAIRQANPDIPAAIGFGVSNPSQAKKMANLSDGVIIGSAIIKLIDQYQDQAEQPIRDFTRSIVQAIK, from the coding sequence ATGACTAGTATTCAATCCGTTTTCCAAAATAAAAAAGCCTTTATCCCTTATATTACCGCCGGCTACCCTGACCTAGCCAGCACGGAAAAGTATATCCAAGCCATGGCTGAGGAGGGTGCCAGTTTAATTGAGATCGGCATTCCCTTCTCCGATCCTACCGCGGAAGGCCCTGTCATCCAACACGCCATTGAAACCGCCTTAAAGGGAGGCCTGCGTACCGATGACGTCTTCGCCATGGTCGAACGCCTCCAAGAGAAGATCGATATTCCCCTCGTCTTTATGACCTACGCCAATATCGTCTTTGGTTACGGCCCTGATAAATTTATGCGTCGCTGCAAAGAAGTAGGCATCCAAGGCCTAATTCTGCCCGATGTCCCTTACGAAGAGAAAGATGAACTCCTCTCCTACAGTCAAAAATATGGTGTCGCCTTGATTTCTCTGGTCGCCCCCACTTCCCATGACCGCATCCATAAAATTTCCAAAGAAGCAGAAGGTTTCCTTTATGTGGTATCTTCACTAGGAGTAACCGGGACCAGACAAAGCATTCAAACCGACCTAGACGCCATGGTCCAAGCCATTCGCCAAGCCAACCCTGATATTCCAGCCGCCATCGGTTTTGGAGTATCCAACCCCAGCCAAGCAAAAAAAATGGCTAACCTGTCTGACGGAGTAATTATCGGATCTGCTATCATTAAACTAATCGACCAATACCAAGATCAAGCCGAACAACCAATCCGTGACTTTACTCGTTCCATTGTTCAAGCCATAAAATAA
- a CDS encoding FecCD family ABC transporter permease: MIKRSRSRWLLFLLLLVVLAIFALIGMRLGSIPVNLEDILSSFTDQATKRGQILWSIRYPRIAITLLAGLNLGLSGLLIQSVLKNPITDSNILGINAGASLLAVVILILFPEQTAMVPLFAFVGGVGAFLLVGLLAFQSSYSSVRIVLTGLAIRSVLGGLQSVIVTMNSDRLHGAILWLNGNLSGHSWQDISLLFLYALPAYLCLIFIHPKMDLLQLEDGLIHSLGYPPKVIALVVALVGVYLAAITVSFVGMIGFVGLIIPHVARLLVGGKHSRLIPFTGILGAILLILADTLSRTVIAPLEIPIGTTMSLIGGPFFLYLLYRQSTRR; this comes from the coding sequence GTGATTAAGCGAAGCAGAAGTCGCTGGCTTCTCTTTCTGTTGTTGCTGGTGGTCCTGGCAATCTTTGCTCTGATTGGTATGCGGCTTGGGAGTATTCCAGTCAATTTGGAAGATATTTTATCTTCTTTCACTGACCAAGCTACTAAGCGAGGACAGATCCTCTGGAGCATCCGCTATCCCCGAATCGCCATTACCCTTTTGGCAGGACTAAACCTGGGACTTTCCGGACTACTGATCCAGAGTGTCCTCAAAAATCCCATTACCGACAGCAATATCTTGGGGATTAATGCCGGAGCCAGCTTATTAGCGGTGGTGATATTGATCCTCTTTCCAGAACAGACCGCCATGGTTCCCCTTTTCGCCTTTGTCGGCGGAGTGGGAGCCTTTCTTTTGGTGGGTCTCTTAGCTTTTCAGTCATCCTATTCTTCGGTTCGGATTGTCCTAACCGGTTTAGCCATCCGCTCGGTATTGGGCGGTTTACAAAGTGTTATCGTTACCATGAATAGTGACCGCCTCCATGGGGCCATTCTCTGGCTAAACGGTAACCTCAGTGGTCATAGTTGGCAAGATATTTCCTTACTCTTTCTCTATGCCCTACCAGCCTATCTCTGCCTGATTTTCATCCATCCCAAGATGGATTTATTGCAATTAGAGGATGGACTAATTCATTCTTTAGGCTATCCACCTAAGGTTATTGCCTTGGTAGTGGCCCTGGTTGGTGTTTACCTGGCAGCCATTACGGTTTCATTTGTGGGGATGATCGGTTTTGTGGGTTTAATTATCCCCCATGTAGCCCGTTTACTGGTTGGTGGCAAACATAGTCGTCTGATCCCCTTTACTGGGATCCTGGGGGCCATTCTACTTATCCTGGCCGATACCTTGTCACGGACGGTAATTGCGCCTTTGGAAATCCCCATCGGAACCACCATGTCCCTAATTGGAGGACCTTTCTTCCTCTACCTGCTTTACCGCCAATCGACTCGGAGGTGA
- the trpC gene encoding indole-3-glycerol phosphate synthase TrpC — protein MILKQLALHSKERVQASQAKFPLEAVKERALSLAKGELIFEQALAKEGLSLIAEIKKASPSKGIISQDFPYLDIAKHYQDNQVDAISVLTEPKWFMGSKEIFEEIRQSVDLPMLRKDFTVDPYQIYEAKIMGANAVLIICALLDQDPKKLENYLSICDDLGLSALVETHNLEEIDLALAYGAKIIGVNNRNLKDFSVDFNHAAELRSRIPDSVLFVAESGVQGPEDIRSLTEIGADAVLVGEALMRQADPSALIQAFRKVSHHAQA, from the coding sequence GCCAGTCAGGCCAAGTTTCCCCTAGAAGCCGTTAAAGAGCGCGCACTCAGTCTTGCTAAGGGAGAACTTATCTTTGAACAGGCCTTGGCCAAGGAAGGACTGAGCCTGATTGCTGAAATCAAGAAGGCTTCCCCCTCTAAAGGAATCATTTCTCAAGACTTTCCCTATTTAGACATTGCCAAGCACTATCAAGACAATCAAGTAGACGCCATCTCGGTATTAACTGAACCCAAATGGTTTATGGGCTCTAAGGAAATCTTTGAAGAAATCCGACAATCCGTTGACCTGCCCATGCTTAGAAAAGACTTTACCGTCGACCCCTATCAGATCTATGAAGCTAAAATCATGGGCGCCAATGCGGTCTTGATTATCTGCGCCCTCTTAGACCAAGACCCCAAGAAGTTAGAAAACTATCTCAGCATTTGCGATGACCTAGGGCTCAGTGCCCTGGTGGAAACCCATAACCTGGAAGAAATCGACCTGGCCCTAGCCTATGGCGCTAAAATTATCGGCGTCAACAACCGTAATTTAAAGGACTTCTCTGTTGACTTCAACCATGCAGCCGAGCTAAGGAGTCGGATTCCAGATTCGGTCCTCTTTGTCGCAGAAAGCGGGGTACAAGGTCCAGAAGATATTCGCTCCCTCACTGAAATTGGTGCGGATGCCGTCTTGGTGGGCGAAGCCTTGATGCGCCAAGCCGACCCCAGTGCCCTTATCCAAGCCTTTCGAAAGGTCAGCCACCATGCCCAAGCTTAA
- a CDS encoding ABC transporter substrate-binding protein translates to MKKKLQITLTALTSLALLAACSNGSNSSDKEAASSDQSEEVASQESQTEAPKEEKDSVKKSDWSEEQPALVAGTLSLAEMTDALEIPLVGVTSHAPDQLPEDYRDLPKVGSGPKIDLETLAATEADYYLNNKKLEAMTRQQVEGAGVEPVYFDYTRYDDVKQTLLDIGKLAGRQDKAQSIVDDINAKEEEVLKGTENLNGKTFVIIFNSEEGSSVASDDSYLASILEKLGMKNIADESLEAGSDVITDGSLVNFSSEAIIDADPDYIISYSLSNVFNLKNKGTADENTSQEQIEAELQKPIWQETKAGKNDHIISLTSNDISINGGLGLADDLALVKKALLGED, encoded by the coding sequence ATGAAAAAGAAATTACAGATTACTTTAACTGCCTTAACTTCCCTGGCACTTTTAGCTGCTTGTTCAAACGGCAGCAATAGTAGCGATAAGGAGGCCGCTTCCTCAGACCAGAGCGAAGAAGTAGCTAGTCAAGAGTCCCAAACAGAGGCTCCCAAAGAAGAAAAAGACTCTGTTAAAAAATCTGACTGGAGCGAAGAACAACCAGCCCTCGTTGCAGGAACCCTATCCCTAGCTGAAATGACCGATGCTTTAGAGATTCCTCTGGTTGGTGTCACCTCGCACGCTCCCGACCAATTACCTGAAGACTATCGTGACCTTCCTAAAGTGGGTAGCGGTCCTAAGATCGATTTAGAAACCCTAGCAGCTACTGAAGCGGACTACTACTTGAACAATAAGAAACTGGAAGCCATGACTCGCCAACAAGTAGAAGGCGCTGGGGTTGAACCGGTTTACTTTGACTATACGCGCTATGACGATGTCAAACAAACCCTCTTAGACATTGGTAAATTAGCCGGTCGCCAAGACAAGGCTCAAAGCATTGTCGATGACATTAATGCCAAAGAAGAAGAAGTCTTAAAAGGCACCGAAAACCTTAACGGAAAAACCTTCGTCATCATCTTTAACTCAGAAGAAGGCAGTTCCGTAGCTTCTGATGATAGCTACCTAGCTTCAATTTTAGAAAAATTAGGCATGAAAAACATTGCTGATGAATCCTTGGAGGCAGGCAGTGATGTGATTACTGACGGTAGTCTAGTTAACTTCAGCTCGGAAGCCATTATTGATGCCGATCCTGACTACATTATCAGCTATTCACTCTCCAATGTCTTTAACTTAAAGAACAAGGGGACCGCTGACGAAAACACTTCCCAAGAGCAAATCGAAGCAGAATTACAAAAACCAATCTGGCAAGAAACCAAGGCCGGTAAGAATGACCACATTATCTCCTTAACCTCCAATGATATTAGCATCAATGGTGGTTTAGGTTTAGCTGATGACCTGGCGCTCGTTAAGAAAGCTCTCTTAGGAGAAGATTAG
- a CDS encoding DNA-3-methyladenine glycosylase I: MQRCHWCNLANPLYISYHDQEWGLANFQDDYLFEMLILESFQAGLSWETVLNKRAAFRQAYDHFDVNKVAQYGEDKIQELLTNEKIIRHQAKIRSSIQNARVFQRLQEEYGSFYTYLCQFTQGKRRVELGRTTSPLSAAISKDLKQKGMAFVGPTIIYSYLQACGIIYSHERDCFLYRAEI; the protein is encoded by the coding sequence ATGCAACGCTGCCACTGGTGCAATTTAGCTAATCCCTTATACATCAGCTACCATGACCAGGAATGGGGTCTGGCTAATTTCCAAGACGATTATCTCTTTGAAATGCTAATTTTAGAATCTTTTCAAGCCGGGCTTTCCTGGGAGACCGTTTTAAACAAAAGAGCGGCCTTCCGTCAAGCCTACGACCATTTCGATGTCAATAAGGTGGCCCAATATGGTGAGGATAAAATCCAAGAATTATTGACTAATGAGAAAATCATCCGCCACCAAGCCAAAATTCGATCCAGTATTCAAAATGCCCGAGTCTTTCAAAGACTTCAGGAGGAATACGGCTCCTTTTATACTTATTTGTGCCAATTTACCCAAGGCAAACGACGGGTGGAATTAGGAAGAACCACTAGTCCCTTATCAGCGGCTATTTCTAAAGACCTCAAGCAAAAAGGCATGGCCTTTGTTGGCCCTACAATTATCTACTCCTATCTCCAAGCCTGCGGAATTATCTATTCTCATGAGAGAGATTGTTTTCTCTATCGGGCTGAAATCTAA